The following coding sequences are from one Musa acuminata AAA Group cultivar baxijiao chromosome BXJ1-6, Cavendish_Baxijiao_AAA, whole genome shotgun sequence window:
- the LOC135676815 gene encoding linoleate 9S-lipoxygenase 6-like: MIGNIVGGVVGGVVGGVGGVVGGILGGSKGVQVKGTVVLMQKNVLDFNDLAGNVINGLFELLGQNVTFQLVSDTVGDPNNGNRGVVGEAASLQYLGHLPSLAAGESKYSVTFRWQENHGIPGAVIVKNKHATQFFLKTLTLDNFPGKGRIHFVCNSWVYPASKYKYDRVFFANTTYLPGDTPAPLKPYRQDELLNLRGQDVTGELKEWDRVYDYAYYNDLGSPDQGANLVRPILGGSAEYPYPRRGKTARAPTKTDPKTESRLPLLNLNIYVPRDERFGHLKMGDFLTYAIKAISTGLLPTLQAIFDITPNEFDSFEEVLRLYESGLPVPQIPLLDELRQRIPFEMIRELLRTEKGQNFLKLPKPHVIQVDKNAWRTDEEFGREMLAGVDPLIVSRLDNFPPISQLDSNKYGNQHSTITAAHIEHNLEGLTVDEALRSYRLFILDHHDALMPYLARINSGSNKIYATRTLLFLKEDSTLKPLAIELSLPHPDGEQFGAVSKVYTPAETGVEGSIWQLAKAYVGVNDSGVHQLISHWLNTHAVLEPFVIATNRHLSVVHPISKLLTPHYRDTMNINALARQTLINAGGILETTVFPGKYAMEMSAVIYRNWNFVEQALPTELIKRGVAVQEGDGLRLLIKDYPYAVDGLAIWNAIQTWVTEYCSIYYPSDEAVKADTELQAWWKEVREVGHGDKKDEPWWPTMQTVLELTDSCTIIIWIASALHAAVNFGQYPYAGYLPNRPTISRRLMPEPGTPEYQELEKNPDKVFLRTITNQMQTILGVSLIEILSTHASDEVYLGQRDTPEWTTDEKALAAFQRFGAALRSIEKEIVSRNGDSSLKNRNGPAKVPYYLLFPSGETGITAKGIPNSISI, from the exons ATGATCGGAAACATCGTCGGCGGCGTGGTGGGCGGTGTGGTGGGCGGTGTGGGCGGTGTGGTGGGCGGCATCCTCGGGGGGTCGAAGGGAGTGCAGGTGAAGGGCACGGTGGTGCTTATGCAGAAGAACGTGCTCGACTTCAACGACTTGGCCGGCAACGTCATCAATGGCCTTTTCGAGCTCCTCGGTCAGAACGTCACCTTCCAGCTCGTGAGCGACACCGTCGGCGACCCCA ACAATGGGAACCGAGGAGTCGTCGGGGAGGCCGCCTCGTTGCAGTATCTCGGCCATCTGCCCTCCCTTGCAGCCGGTGAAAGCAAATACAGCGTGACGTTCCGGTGGCAGGAGAATCACGGGATTCCCGGCGCTGTGATCGTCAAGAACAAGCACGCCACTCAGTTCTTCCTCAAGACGCTGACGCTGGACAACTTCCCCGGCAAGGGCCGGATCCACTTCGTCTGCAACTCCTGGGTCTACCCTGCAAGCAAGTACAAATATGACCGTGTCTTCTTCGCCAACACC ACGTACCTCCCAGGAGACACACCGGCACCGCTGAAACCATACAGACAAGATGAGCTGCTAAACTTGAGGGGGCAAGACGTCACCGGGGAGCTGAAAGAATGGGACCGTGTATACGACTATGCGTACTACAACGATCTCGGAAGTCCCGATCAGGGCGCGAACCTCGTCCGGCCAATCCTCGGAGGGTCGGCGGAGTACCCTTACCCTCGTCGTGGGAAGACCGCCCGCGCACCGACGAAGACCG ATCCCAAGACCGAGAGCAGACTGCCACTGCTGAACTTGAACATCTATGTGCCCCGAGATGAGCGATTCGGGCACCTTAAAATGGGTGACTTCCTCACCTACGCAATCAAAGCCATCTCCACCGGGCTGCTCCCAACGCTGCAAGCCATATTCGATATAACCCCGAACGAGTTCGACTCGTTCGAGGAAGTACTGAGACTCTATGAGAGCGGCCTTCCGGTGCCTCAGATTCCTCTGCTGGACGAGCTGAGACAGAGGATCCCTTTCGAGATGATAAGAGAACTGCTACGCACTGAGAAGGGCCAGAACTTCCTCAAGCTCCCGAAGCCCCACGTGATTCAAG TCGATAAGAATGCTTGGCGAACGGACGAAGAGTTTGGCCGCGAAATGCTTGCCGGCGTGGACCCTCTCATCGTCAGCCGCCTTGACAATTTCCCTCCCATCAGCCAGCTCGATTCTAACAAGTATGGCAACCAACACAGCACGATCACAGCAGCCCACATCGAGCACAACCTTGAAGGCCTGACTGTTGACGAG GCACTGAGGAGCTACAGGCTCTTCATCTTGGACCATCATGATGCTTTGATGCCATATCTAGCTCGCATAAACTCCGGTTCGAATAAGATATACGCCACGAGGACTCTGCTATTCCTGAAGGAGGATTCTACTCTGAAGCCACTGGCCATCGAACTCAGCTTACCACACCCTGATGGAGAACAATTTGGCGCCGTCAGCAAAGTGTACACACCGGCTGAAACCGGCGTCGAGGGCTCCATCTGGCAGTTGGCGAAGGCCTACGTCGGCGTCAACGACTCCGGCGTCCACCAGCTCATCAGCCACTG GCTCAATACGCACGCGGTTCTGGAGCCGTTCGTGATCGCCACGAATCGACACCTGAGCGTCGTCCATCCGATCAGCAAGCTTCTGACGCCGCACTATCGCGACACGATGAACATCAACGCGTTGGCTCGCCAGACGCTCATCAATGCTGGCGGGATCCTGGAGACGACCGTCTTCCCAGGGAAGTACGCCATGGAGATGTCTGCCGTCATCTACAGAAACTGGAACTTCGTCGAGCAAGCTCTCCCTACCGAGCTGATAAAGAG AGGAGTTGCGGTGCAGGAGggcgacgggcttcgactactgaTCAAGGACTACCCCTACGCGGTGGATGGGCTAGCAATATGGAACGCGATCCAGACATGGGTGACCGAGTACTGCTCGATCTACTACCCGAGCGACGAGGCCGTGAAGGCCGACACCGAGCTGCAGGCCTGGTGGAAGGAGGTCCGCGAGGTGGGGCACGGCGATAAGAAGGACGAGCCGTGGTGGCCCACGATGCAGACGGTATTGGAGTTGACCGATTCGTGCACCATCATCATCTGGATCGCCTCGGCGCTCCACGCCGCCGTCAACTTCGGACAGTACCCCTACGCCGGGTACCTCCCGAACCGGCCCACCATAAGCCGTCGCTTGATGCCGGAGCCGGGCACGCCGGAGTACCAAGAACTGGAGAAGAACCCGGACAAGGTCTTCCTGCGGACCATCACCAACCAGATGCAGACCATTCTGGGGGTGTCGCTGATAGAGATCCTGTCGACCCACGCGTCGGACGAGGTATACCTCGGCCAGCGAGACACGCCGGAGTGGACCACCGACGAGAAAGCGCTCGCGGCGTTCCAGCGCTTCGGGGCGGCGCTGAGGTCGATCGAGAAGGAGATCGTGAGCAGGAACGGCGACTCGTCCTTGAAGAACCGAAATGGCCCCGCCAAGGTGCCGTACTACTTGCTCTTCCCCAGCGGCGAGACTGGGATCACCGCGAAGGGAATCCCCAACAGCATATCCATTTAG
- the LOC135676816 gene encoding linoleate 9S-lipoxygenase 6-like, translated as MFGNIVGGVVGGVVGGVGGVVGGVGDVVGGILGGSKGVQVKGTVVLMPKNVLDFNDLAGNVIDGLFDILGQNVTFQLVSATVGDPNNGNRGVVGSPASLQYLGRLPSLAAGESRFSVTFQWEENKGIPGAVIVKNKHATQFFLKTLTLDNFPGKGRIHFVCNSWVYPANKYRYDRIFFANTTYLPGATPAPLNPYREDELRHLRGDDVTSELQEWDRVYGYAVYNDLGTPDNANLVRPILGGSAVYPYPRRGKTNRPMTRKDPNTESRLGTLDTLNVYVPRDERFGHVKMGDFLTYGIKAIVNGLLPVLDAIVNITPFEFDSFEDIMRLYEEGIPVPYVPLFDELRQSIPFEMVKEVLRVQGGQRLLKLPKPQIIKFDKSAWRTDEEFAREMVAGVHPVLIKLLKVFPPVSELDPNRYGNQNSTITAAHIEANLDGLTVDEALSSNRLFILDHHDVFMPYIARINSTAHKAYSTRTLLFLKADSTLKPLAIELSLPHPDGEQYGAVSKVYSAAENGVDGSLWQLAKAYVGVVDVGVHQLVSHWLGTHAILEPFIIATNRHLSVVHPINKLLTPHYRDTMNINALARQSLINADGILEKTSVQGKFSLEYSSWVYKNHWNFVDQALPDDLVKRGVAVRDQNGELSLLIKDYPYAEDGLQIWKAIETWVTEYCAIYYPSDDALRADSELQAWWKEIRDVGHGDKKDEPWWPKMETVFELTQSCTTIIWLASAFHAVINFGQYPYGGYVPNRPTISRRLVPEPGTPEHDLLEKNPDKVFLRTISSQYQTIIGVSLLEILSTHASDEVYLGQRDTSEWTTDRKALEAFQRFGKALKSIEDDINKKNADPSLKNRNGPAKMPFTLLFPSSEVGITGKGIPNSVSI; from the exons ATGTTCGGAAACATCGTCGGCGGCGTGGTGGGAGGTGTGGTGGGCGGTGTGGGAGGTGTGGTGGGCGGTGTGGGCGACGTGGTGGGCGGCATCCTCGGGGGGTCGAAGGGTGTGCAGGTGAAGGGAACGGTGGTGCTGATGCCGAAGAATGTCCTCGACTTCAACGACTTGGCCGGCAACGTCATCGACGGATTGTTCGACATCCTCGGTCAGAACGTCACCTTCCAGCTCGTGAGCGCCACCGTCGGCGACCCCA ACAATGGGAACCGGGGGGTCGTCGGGTCGCCGGCCTCCTTGCAGTACCTTGGCCGCCTGCCCTCCCTTGCCGCCGGCGAGAGTAGATTCAGCGTGACGTTCCAGTGGGAGGAGAACAAGGGGATCCCCGGAGCCGTCATCGTCAAGAACAAGCACGCCACCCAGTTCTTCCTCAAGACGCTGACGCTGGACAACTTTCCCGGCAAGGGCCGGATCCACTTCGTCTGCAACTCCTGGGTCTACCCTGCCAACAAGTACAGATACGACCGCATCTTCTTCGCCAACACC ACGTACCTCCCGGGAGCCACGCCGGCGCCGCTGAATCCGTACAGAGAGGACGAGCTCCGACATTTGAGGGGAGATGACGTGACCTCGGAGCTGCAAGAATGGGACCGCGTCTATGGTTACGCAGTGTACAATGATCTCGGCACCCCCGACAACGCCAACTTGGTTCGGCCAATCCTTGGAGGGTCGGCGGTGTATCCTTACCCTCGGCGCGGCAAGACCAACCGTCCGATGACGAGGAAAG ATCCCAACACGGAGAGCAGACTGGGGACGTTGGACACCCTCAACGTTTACGTGCCCCGAGATGAGCGATTCGGACATGTTAAGATGGGCGACTTCCTCACTTACGGGATCAAGGCCATCGTCAACGGACTGCTCCCCGTTCTGGACGCCATCGTCAACATTACACCATTCGAGTTCGACTCGTTCGAGGACATCATGAGGCTCTACGAGGAAGGCATCCCAGTGCCCTACGTCCCCCTCTTTGATGAACTCAGACAGAGCATCCCGTTCGAGATGGTCAAGGAGGTGCTCCGCGTCCAAGGCGGGCAGCGTCTGCTGAAGCTCCCGAAGCCGCAGATCATCAAGT TCGATAAGTCTGCGTGGCGCACCGACGAAGAGTTCGCTCGCGAAATGGTTGCCGGCGTGCACCCGGTGCTGATCAAGCTTCTTAAGGTGTTCCCTCCTGTTAGCgagcttgatcctaacaggtacgGCAACCAAAACAGCACCATCACAGCAGCACATATCGAGGCCAACCTCGATGGGCTCACCGTTGATGAG GCACTGAGCAGCAACAGGCTCTTCATCTTGGACCACCATGACGTGTTCATGCCCTACATTGCACGGATAAACTCTACCGCACATAAGGCATACTCCACGAGGACTCTGTTGTTCCTTAAGGCGGACTCCACCCTGAAGCCACTGGCGATCGAGCTCAGCTTACCTCACCCGGACGGCGAGCAATACGGTGCTGTAAGCAAAGTGTACTCGGCGGCCGAGAATGGCGTGGATGGATCTCTCTGGCAATTGGCGAAGGCCTACGTCGGCGTCGTGGACGTCGGCGTCCACCAGCTCGTCAGCCACTG GCTTGGCACGCACGCAATCTTGGAGCCGTTCATCATCGCGACGAATCGACACCTCAGCGTGGTTCACCCGATCAACAAGCTTCTCACGCCTCACTATCGCGACACCATGAACATAAACGCCTTGGCTCGCCAGTCGCTCATCAATGCCGATGGCATCCTCGAGAAGACATCTGTACAAGGCAAGTTCTCCTTGGAGTACTCCTCCTGGGTTTACAAGAACCACTGGAACTTCGTCGACCAAGCTCTCCCCGATGATCTGGTCAAGAG AGGAGTAGCAGTAAGGGATCAAAACGGTGAGCTTTCCCTGCTGATCAAAGACTACCCGTATGCGGAGGACGGCCTACAGATATGGAAGGCGATCGAGACGTGGGTCACCGAGTACTGTGCAATTTATTACCCGAGCGACGATGCTCTGAGGGCTGACTCCGAGCTCCAGGCCTGGTGGAAGGAGATTCGCGACGTGGGTCACGGCGACAAGAAGGATGAGCCATGGTGGCCCAAGATGGAGACCGTTTTCGAGCTGACACAGTCATGCACCACCATCATCTGGTTGGCCTCGGCCTTCCACGCCGTCATCAACTTCGGGCAGTACCCCTACGGAGGCTACGTTCCCAACCGCCCCACCATCAGCAGGCGCCTCGTGCCGGAACCAGGCACGCCGGAGCACGACCTGCTGGAGAAGAACCCGGACAAGGTGTTCCTGAGGACGATAAGCAGTCAGTACCAGACCATCATCGGCGTCTCGCTGCTGGAGATCCTGTCGACCCACGCGTCAGACGAGGTGTACTTGGGCCAGCGTGACACGTCGGAGTGGACAACGGACCGGAAGGCGCTGGAAGCGTTCCAACGATTCGGGAAGGCGTTGAAGTCGATCGAGGATGACATCAACAAGAAGAACGCGGACCCGAGTCTGAAGAACCGCAATGGCCCGGCCAAGATGCCCTTCACCTTGCTCTTCCCGAGCAGTGAGGTTGGGATCACCGGGAAGGGGATCCCCAATAGCGTGTCCATCTAG